A stretch of the Halorussus vallis genome encodes the following:
- a CDS encoding ABC transporter permease subunit, which yields MTVNWMDVARKDFEDAVRSRMLWGISSVFVAFLVMSLLSAEQLFPATVTVDASMALAGVAMLAQLFVPGVALVASYLSVVSERRSGSLRVLLSYPFSRFDIVAGKLVGRTLVTGVALTVGLTIATVFVVVLYGFPNLTSFAGFIAASVLVGLTFTGLAVGGSAAAATRGRAMAFTIGSFVGMVFFWKPVVVGLYYAVTGSLPGVEVERWYVFLQRLNPLEAYRVIASAALDRPVSEVPELPIEDIPAGISSERLALADRLGGDVPIYLTDWFSVVVLLLWGLVPVLVGYWWFENSDLG from the coding sequence ATGACGGTGAACTGGATGGACGTTGCCCGGAAAGACTTCGAGGACGCCGTGCGTTCTAGGATGCTGTGGGGCATCAGTTCCGTGTTCGTGGCCTTTCTGGTGATGTCCCTGCTATCGGCCGAACAGCTATTTCCGGCTACCGTAACCGTCGATGCCTCGATGGCGCTGGCAGGCGTGGCGATGCTTGCCCAACTGTTCGTCCCGGGCGTCGCGTTGGTCGCCAGCTATCTTTCTGTCGTCAGTGAGCGCCGCTCGGGCAGCCTGCGCGTACTATTGAGCTATCCGTTCTCCAGGTTCGACATCGTGGCAGGCAAACTCGTCGGACGGACGTTGGTTACCGGCGTGGCATTGACCGTGGGACTCACTATCGCCACCGTCTTCGTCGTGGTGCTGTACGGGTTCCCGAACCTCACATCGTTTGCCGGGTTCATCGCCGCGAGCGTGCTGGTCGGGCTGACGTTCACGGGATTAGCAGTCGGCGGCTCGGCCGCTGCGGCAACCCGCGGGCGAGCGATGGCGTTCACGATAGGGTCGTTCGTAGGCATGGTGTTCTTCTGGAAACCGGTGGTCGTCGGCCTCTATTACGCGGTTACCGGCTCGCTTCCGGGGGTGGAAGTCGAACGGTGGTACGTCTTCCTGCAGCGACTCAATCCGCTGGAGGCGTACCGCGTAATTGCGAGCGCTGCCCTCGACCGCCCGGTGAGCGAGGTCCCCGAACTTCCTATCGAAGACATCCCCGCAGGGATTTCGTCCGAGAGACTGGCGCTCGCGGACCGGCTCGGAGGCGATGTACCCATCTACCTCACGGACTGGTTCTCGGTCGTCGTCCTGCTCCTCTGGGGACTTGTCCCTGTCCTCGTTGGCTACTGGTGGTTCGAGAATTCCGACCTGGGGTGA